From the genome of Candidatus Effluviviaceae Genus V sp.:
GCGCGTGCACTACGACGTCGAGAACACGCGTGTCGGTCAGCGGACCGACTACGACAAGCTGACCCTCGAGGTGTGGACCGACGGTACGGTCACACCCGAGGATGCGGTGTCGTTCTCGGCCAAGATGCTCAAGGACCACCTCCTGCTCTTCATGGCGTTCGACGTCGAGCCGCAGGAGGAGGTCGAGGAGGAGATCGACGAGGAGCAGCTCCGTCTGATGGAGCTCCTGGAGCACAGCGTCGAGGAGCTCGAGCTCTCGGTCCGTTCGTCGAACTGCCTGAGGGACGCGGGGATACGGACGCTCGGCGACCTCGTGCAGAAGACCGAAGCCGAGATGCTCAAGTACAGGAACTTCGGACGGAAGTCGCTCCAGGAACTGGTCGACATACTCGCCGACCTCGGACTGCACTTCGGAATGGACGTCGACGTCATCATGGCGCCGAAGCGCAGGGACGAGGAGGACGAGGAGTCGGACGAGACCGGTGAGGACGTAGGCGCGTTCGACGAAACCGAGAGCCGGGACGATGACGAAGCGGAGGCCGACGAGGGCTCCGACGACGACGAGAACGACGAAGAGGACGAGAACTAGGAACAGGGACACTACCCGGGGCACGCTTCCCTGGGAGAGCGCTCCGACCGCGCCGCGGGGGCATACTCCGGGGCAGGAGCGCCCCGAAGCAGCGCCGCGACCAACCGGGAGCCCATCGACCGCGGAAAGGCAGGACGTTCGATGCGACACAGGAAGAAGGGCAGGAAGCTGGGGAGGACGTGGAGCCACAGGAAGGCCATGCTCCGCAACATGGTGACCACGTTTCTCGAGCGCGAGCAGATCGAGACGACCGACGCGAAGGCGAAGGAAGTCCGTTCGCTCGCGGAACGGCTCGTGACGCTCGCGAAGCGCGGGCCGGACGACCTCGCTGCCCGAAGACAGGCGCTCCGGGTCGTGCGTGACAAGAAGGTCGTGGCCAAACTCTTCGAGGAGATCGGCCCGCGGTACGCCGACCGTCCCGGTGGCTACACCAGGATCATCAAGGTCGAGGACCGCAAGGGCGACGCTGCCACGCTGTCGATGCTCACCTTTGTGACGGAGCCGGTCGAGCTCAGGGAGCGGAAGAAGAAGAACGCGTGGCGGGAAGGACCGCTGTCGCTTCACGGGAAGACCGAGGAACCGGAGGGCGCCGAGGAGCCGGCCGACGAAGCCGCGTCCGAGGAGGCGCCGGAGTCCGCGGAGGCCGGGGAGGCCGCTGAGGCCGTCCCGG
Proteins encoded in this window:
- the rplQ gene encoding 50S ribosomal protein L17 yields the protein MRHRKKGRKLGRTWSHRKAMLRNMVTTFLEREQIETTDAKAKEVRSLAERLVTLAKRGPDDLAARRQALRVVRDKKVVAKLFEEIGPRYADRPGGYTRIIKVEDRKGDAATLSMLTFVTEPVELRERKKKNAWREGPLSLHGKTEEPEGAEEPADEAASEEAPESAEAGEAAEAVPEETEEKKPAKAEVPADEVPDEDESPEEPEEAPEEDEEKQEG
- a CDS encoding DNA-directed RNA polymerase subunit alpha — protein: MKWKNLRMPDEIVWNTETMTDRYGELIAEPLERGYGVTVGNALRRVLLSSLQGAAVTAVRFRGVLHEFSVVPGVMEDVTELILNIKQLNLTLKSDGPETLILAVEGPGEVTAALIDPNPNVEITNPDLHIATLNDESSLEIEIIVDAGRGYVQAEEHEFEEQPIGFVPVDSVFSPIRRVHYDVENTRVGQRTDYDKLTLEVWTDGTVTPEDAVSFSAKMLKDHLLLFMAFDVEPQEEVEEEIDEEQLRLMELLEHSVEELELSVRSSNCLRDAGIRTLGDLVQKTEAEMLKYRNFGRKSLQELVDILADLGLHFGMDVDVIMAPKRRDEEDEESDETGEDVGAFDETESRDDDEAEADEGSDDDENDEEDEN